TTCAGAGCCACTCACTTTTGCATATAAAGAGTTGTAATAGCAAGGTTCCTCAACTGGCTTTAAAAgcatgttttgtctttttacagCCCTGTTTCCATAAGATGTGAGAACTGTTATAGTATGAGATGTTTATTGGAACTTATGTTAATCTTTAGAGCCACATATATTATGTGAAATGTGTATAGTAGGAACTTGGCTAAAGCCCTGAAAGAATAGTTTTTGTGtggtttctttaaatttttacttgGTTCTTTGTTCAATcattagactttaaaataatttcacactGGGTGGCTGTAACTTACAGTTGTCTGTGCTTAAGTACATGTACTttggatatttgttttcattacaaTGCCCACATTATAACaacataattatatgtatttcaCAAAGGCCAACTCGTGCaatgagaaattattttgcaCAGGACACCAAACTCTGAATGTCATTCATCCCATAATAGATGTAAATTAGGCATGGGTATTACTGAACTGCAGAAGTTAATCATAGCATCTATTGTAGACTGTTTCGACAATTCTTCAAATgtacattaaaatgaatttatcatccattttattttgcctgtATGTTATTGATGTAATGAACTGCACAGCATGTTGAGTCATTTTCCTAAACCCTAATTTTGATCCACTTttacatagtttttcttttcttgcctttgctgTATCGTTCTGTATTCATTTAGACAGAGAAacctaaaatgaaacaaaaataagaaaagatctAGGTAGGCAGGGATCACAGAAGATATGGATGAAAATCATTGGGTTTCGTGTGTTAATTATGGAAAAGTAGACGGTTTGCTTTTGTGCTGCTGAAAAAATGAGTTAGATGTATTGCTGTTGAGCACGTCATTGTTTATAGGCTTGGTATTAGGGAAGCCTGCAAGGCATGACCTATGTATACTTATGTTGGAGATATGTGTGAGGGTTACACAGTTGTCAAAGGGAATATTCCCATTATAGGTTtgttctccccccctcccttcttttcctttttaaaatgtatgtcttCCATTAGATAATGATTGCAGTTTCAGTTATGGTATCTTAGATGGAACACTGATTGAAGACGCTACATGTGTTAGCTAACTGTTAGCTGTTGCTGCACAACAATTCATTTGAATTTACTATCTTAAAACACTACACATGTACAATGTGAGCGTCTGTGGGTCTGGGCAGAGTTTAGGTGAGTCCTAGATCAGGATGCTATTGAGATGTTACCTCGGATAGAGGTCTCTTGGATGCTTGCGTGGGGAAATATCATCTTCCAAAGTCACTGCTTAActgaatttgtttctttgtgcttGTAGGGCTgaggaattcattttctttcttgctggctgttggcttgAATGGTCGTAGGCTTTTGGTTTTaggcctccctccctttctaaagAGCCCCTGGGTTTCTTGGCGTTTGTGCATGCTGCCATGGATACTTGGTCCGTCAAAGCCAGCATGCTAAAGTCAAGGAGGATAGATATTACACAACATACACGTCAGTTAACAATAATCATATACAGAAATATTACATCCAGTCACCTTTGTAGTACTCTGTGGGTTGGAAATAAGTCACAAGTCATGTCCACACCAAAGGGGGCTAGATCACAAGGGTGAGCACTAGGAGGGGGAATCCTGGCGGACACCCTACGAGTCCATCACAGGACCCATCAAGAAAAATCAAGGCTAAGAACCCAAAGAAAGTTCACTAACATAGCggttttcctcctttcccctgtCCCTTCATTACTCTAGTTCAATTTGCCTGGAGGCAGGAATTGATGCTAAGAGGTAAAGACAAAGGCTACAAATACCTTGACGTGCTTTTAATTAGGCTACTGCCAGTGACTTTCTCTTGAagtgaagacagagaagacaaTTTGCCTGGTTATTATTTCGGAGAcctcttccccctttcctctgtAAGTGTGGACACATCAGAAAACACTGCAGGTGGTTGAGCCCTAGCACGGGGCTAGGTGTCTGTGTAGCTCCCTTTCTGGCTTTAAAGGAGGCACCAGCGGGTTTGTGAGAGGACTTAACATTGCTGCTTTTATTATAGGATATCAGGGAATAGATGTGACAAGGTTAAGACAAACTCCCAAATCATTGTggcttaaatatacattttattggCAATAATTTTACATAATCCAAATATGAGGGAGAAAAGGCGCGAAAAAGTCCCCACGTGCCACCTAGGAGGCTTGCTTATAGGTGGCCGCAGTCTACAGCTCGGTCTAAGCTTCTCACATCAAACCCTTCCCCCTAGTTACCACGTAGTAGCTGGGCATTCTcactttgctttttcttgaaCAGAGTAGGCTAATGGTGTTTCCTCCAGTTCATATTCAAGCTTTATTTCCAGATAGCAACTGgatttgaaaaatgtttcaaaCATGAGAAAACAATCTCATGTAGACACAGCCCGTGAACATAAATCTTAAAGGCTGCCTTGATGTTTAATGCCCCCGGACAAGGAGTAAACATGGTTAAATTATACGGAAGTCATGGAACTCAGATCGCAAAATACATTCAGTAACCTCAGTTCCCACGAGAAGGAAATAAACAGCGTCGCTAGCTCCTTCTAGTGCATGGATAGGTGGCCCTGAAAAGGGCCTTTAGGATTGGCAAAGAATTCACTTCTCGTAGGCAAAGTCTTAGCCCCCGAAGCCGTAGAGGGTGCGGCCCTGGCGCTTGAGCGCGTACACCACGTCCATGGCCGTGACCGTCTTGCGCTTGGCGTGCTCCGTGTAGGTGACGGCGTCCCGGATCACGTTCTCCAGGAACACCTTGAGCACCCCGCGGGTCTCCTCGTAGATGAGCCCGGAGATGCGCTTGACGCCGCCGCGCCGGGCCAGCCGCCGGATGGCGGGCTTGGTGATGCCCTGGATGTTGTCGCGCAGCACCTTGCGGTGGCGCTTGGCGCCCCCCTTGCCCAGGCCCTTCCCGCCTTTGCCGCGGCCAGTCATGTCTCCCGGTGAGTAAGTCAGAGCAGCGAAGGTAGGTTACACAGCGACCAAGTCCTCATTTATAACCCTGTGGCGGACCTTATTGAGAACAGGGCCGGaggggcctggggcggggcctggggcggggcaGCGAGTTTATCCCCGCCCACAAGTGCGCGAGGCCGCGCGTAGCCGGGGAGACGCAAGAAGGCTCTGTTTAAGGGCCTGTAAGGAAACGTCTCAGGCCAATCAAGGGACCGAAATAATGGCAGCTGTCAAGCTAACATCTGCTTCTCCGGGCTGAACTGTGAGGACCCTTACACACCTCGGGCAAGTCGCAGTCGAAATTCGGCATTGGTTTGAATTCTAGTCGCATGTCTGAAATGTATTGGAGTGTTTCCCTTCTGTCCTCCCATTCAAGCAGTTTGGTCCACTTTACATCGAGGTCAAGTAGTGACGTTGGGAGGATGCTCTTAGGGAGCGAGAAAAGAACTGCAGTCCGCAGCCTGACACGAACACGAGTGTGACGGGTGGGGGCTTTTCATGGGGAGGCCTGTCCCCTGGCTTGCGGCCTGCACTCCCTGCACTTCACCTTCTGAGGCCCACGTCCTGCTTTGCGGCTTGTGTTCTCTCATTTTCACTGTAGGTTCTTCCTCCGCAGGACGGAAATGTTAATCACAAAGATGGTTTGGCAGTCAAAGGGTAAATGTCAGGTCCAGTGTGAGACACAGGGACGGCCACTTTGCCTGAGAAAATTCTgtcttcctgccccagggcttgCCTTCCTTCTcgatattcttaattttttttttaacgtttttttgtttttgagagacagagagacgcagatcatgagcaggggtgggcagagcgagggggagacagaatcccaagcaggctctaagctcccagctgtcagcacagagtccaatgccgggctggaactcatggaccctgtgatcatgatctgagccgaagtcagtctctgaactgactgagccacccagtcgcccctccaTATTCTTAAATCCCTCAATCTGGTATTTTGTAATCTGGATTTAtgttcaggttttgtttttgtttttgtttttgtttttcttcctaatgACCTCTACATCTATGTATGGGCAAATCTTCGCTTTTCGAGGTCAGTGCTACCCTTACAtggttacatttaaatttatatactttCCCATGTAACCACCAGCTTCCATCACCACCTTCACACCCCAAACACAATTCCTTTTAAGAAAGCATTGTCTGATAAAGTGCTCTGGACCCTCTTTTGAGCATTCGGAATGTGTCTAATGCTGTGAGGGACTGaatgtttaatattaaataatttaaattgaagAGGTATTACTCTGTTCAGTTATTGGAAAATTTGGCGTATGTTTGAACAACGTGGACATGTGAACTCAATTTGCCAACAGTAAAGTTTATggtatggaaatgcaaatcatgtTATTTCCAATCAAAAGTTAGTAGCAGATTGAATGAAATGTACACCCAGTTTAGAGGATTTAGGATGAAAAAAGGAATCGAAATATTGCGTTATTCATGTTTTTACATTGATTGGAACAAATATATCTGGAGATGTAGGATTACATAGAATGTATTATTAAAGTGATTGCATCTTTCCACTTTGTAAAATGTGGTTAGTGGAAAATTTAAGATAACGTACGTGGCTTGCATTATTTTCTATAGGCAGCGCTGCTCCAGGATTCTTCCTTGCCCCTCTCTGCTTCATGATTTTTCACCCAACCTTGCCATCATGCGCTTTGAAATATGGTGGGAATTCAATGTAAGGTTGACTTTTGAATAAcaggggtttgaactgcatggatccACTTATATGCACACTGTTTTTCAGTAAACACAATAAAGTGCTGCAAATGTATtatctcttccttatgattttctttctgtttttacaggaataattttatttattgtttatttatttatttatttatttaattttattttgaaatttacacccaagttggttagcatacagagcgacaatgatttcagtagatttcagtgattcaGCCCCTccgtgtaacacccagtgctcatcccaacaagtgtcttccttgaTGCCCTTTACCCATGTAGCCAAcccccctccacaacccctccagcaatcctctgtttgttctgtgtatttaagagtttcttatattttgtcctcttccctgtttttacattatttttgcttctcttcccttatgctcatctgttttgtatcttaaactccTCATATGCGTGAAGTCGTATGagacctgtctttctctgactaatttcgttgagcataatgccctctagttccatccatgtgcttgcaaatactattttcttaatagcatttttcttttctctagcttaccttattataagaatacaataTCTAATACAATATACAAAGTATGCGTTTATCAACTGTTCATGTTATCTGTAAGACTACTGGTCAGCTGTAGGCTGTTAGTCATTAAGTTCTGGGGAATCAAACGTTTTATCCAGATTTTCAACTATGCAAGGGGTCAGCACCCCTAGCCTTGTTCAAGGGCCATCTGTGTTTCTAAGAAATACAGTTGCCCAGAGACTGGCCCCAAACTCAAATGAAGcattgtaaaaaaattaaaaaaataaaatcatgttagGGAGCGAACACAGGCTTGCCAAAGAAAACATTACCCATCAAAGCAAGAAAAGAGGGGTAACTCGAAAAATTGTCAACCTTAGAATTCTTTAAGGGCAGGCTGATGGAGACTTCCTGAAGTTctatgctaatattttttttccaaaagtatacttttttgagagagagaacatccaaAAATGTTTGCTAATGCAATTATAGTTCAAAAGAGCTTAAGCTTCTGTACAAGAGAATGTAgaatctcttatctttttttttttttttaagaagcaaagtAATCACTGTGGAAATGTAAAAGCATCTCATGAAAACGAAGGCCCGAGAATGGTTTACTGTTTCTGGAACCtaagaccaagagagacagataAGAAAATCAGGTGAATCAGTTTGGAGTCTAGAAACAATAAAAGGTTACAGTGTCTACTGTGTATTTGATTAATGAGTACAATGTCAAGGAGTCACATCATTCAGTTGCATAGAAATTTATCTTGCAGGtcctatgtttttatttctttccagtaAGGATTCACAGTATGCGACACTTTATCTGAGGCTTGGAAATAGGGAACAAAAGGATGGGCCATGATGTTTAGTATCATAAAAGGTTAAAGACTACACAAGAATTGCAGGACCATGGACTTTGATCATCTCACTATTTACTATTGATTATAGGATGTATCAAATTCAGCAGGGGTTTATTTGGTAGAGCTGTAAGTATTTTCTGTCTGGGGGAACAGCTCTAACTCCAACGATTTATGGCTTCTTGGGCATTATTAATTTTGTGTTAACCTCATTCAATAATCCTATTCCAATATTTCTGTGTTAAGTTGTTTATAAATACCCTAATTTCTTCAATATTCTGTGAACCTTTCAGAGCATTTTGCCCTTTTCAGTCATTGACGATTTAAGTACTCTGTgtcacatgtttattttatattttttgaatcaCAATTTCACATTTGTGAAACAAGTTAAACAAGTGATGTCATGTGGCTCTGACTTGGAGATAAACAGGGTGTCTCAGAGCTGCTGGTACTTTCTACTTCTTTAGGCCTGGGAGATTCGACACTAGTCCCTCAGTGTCATG
The sequence above is a segment of the Prionailurus bengalensis isolate Pbe53 chromosome B2, Fcat_Pben_1.1_paternal_pri, whole genome shotgun sequence genome. Coding sequences within it:
- the LOC122490317 gene encoding histone H4 yields the protein MTGRGKGGKGLGKGGAKRHRKVLRDNIQGITKPAIRRLARRGGVKRISGLIYEETRGVLKVFLENVIRDAVTYTEHAKRKTVTAMDVVYALKRQGRTLYGFGG